The proteins below are encoded in one region of Penicillium psychrofluorescens genome assembly, chromosome: 4:
- a CDS encoding uncharacterized protein (ID:PFLUO_005889-T1.cds;~source:funannotate), with the protein MAPKYAGMSGRPLSLTISTIATMGFLLFGYDQGVMSGIISAKAFNDIFTATKGDPTMQALVTAVYELGCLFGAMFALFTGDWLGRRWMIIAGATIMIIGVIIQVTSFIDHIPLLQFFFGRVITGIGNGMNTSTIPTYQAECSRTSNRGLLICIEGGIIAIGTAIAYWIDFGASYGPAPLVWRFPIAFQIVFGIIIIVGMAFLPDSPRYLISKGKVHEGEYVLAALAGTEIEDHHTQVQKQLVIESIEAAGVANGAGYSDLLTGGKTQHFRRMIIGSSSQIAQQLSGCNAVIYYLPVLLKSSLKQDEFMSMLIGGVNMIVYAIFATFSWFFIEKIGRRKLFIGGMTGQMVAMIIVFACLIPGSKGPAKGAVFGLFLYMAFFGAAMLPLPWLYPAELSPIRTRAKANAVSTCSNWLFNFTVVMITPVMIQHISWGTYLFFACMNALFIPPMYFFYPETAGRSLEEIDLIFAKGYCEKMSYVRASHELPRLSDDEIEAKAIEYGFTNNSAANEEKGTPGESPQFSSEEQV; encoded by the exons ATGGCGCCCAAATATGCTGGCATGTCCGGCAGGCCCCTGTCGTTGACCATTTCGACCATTGCCACAATGGGATTCTTGCTGTTCGGTTATGACC AGGGTGTCATGTCAGGGATTATCAGTGCAAAGGCCTTCAATGACATCTTCACTGCCACCAAGGGCGACCCCACCATGCAGGCCTTGGTGACTGCCGTCTACGAGCTGGGCTGTCTGTTCGGCGCCATGTTCGCCCTGTTCACCGGTGACTGGCTGGGTCGCCGGTGGATGATCATCGCCGGTGCCacgatcatgatcatcgGTGTGATTATCCAGGTGACCTCCTTCATCGACCACATTCCCCTGCTCCAATTCTTCTTCGGCCGAGTCATCACCGGCATCGGCAACGGCATGAACACCTCCACCATCCCGACCTACCAGGCCGAGTGCTCCCGCACCAGCAACCGTGGTCTGTTGATCTGTATCGAAGGAGGTATCATTGCCATCGGCACGGCGATCGCGTACTGGATTGATTTTGGTGCCTCCTACGGCCCGGCGCCGCTGGTGTGGCGTTTCCCCATTGCCTTCCAGATCGTGttcggcatcatcatcatcgttggCATGGCATTCTTGCCCGACTCTCCCCGTTATCTCATCTCCAAGGGCAAGGTCCATGAGGGCGAGTACGTGCTGGCGGCCCTGGCTGGGACTGAGATCGAAGACCACCACACTCAGGTCCAAAAGCAGCTGGTTATCGAGTCGATCGAGGCGGCCGGTGTGGCCAATGGCGCGGGCTACTCGGACCTTTTGACAGGAGGCAAGACGCAGCACTTCCGCCGCATGATTAtcggctcttcctcccaaaTCGCCCAGCAGTTGTCCGGTTGCAACGCTGTCATCTACTATCTACCCGTGCTGTTGAAATCGTCTTTGAAGCAGGATGAATTCATGTCCATGTTGATCGGTGGTGTCAACATGATTGTCTACGCCATCTTCGCCACGTTCTCCTGGTtcttcatcgagaagatTGGCCGCCGCAAGCTGTTCATCGGTGGTATGACTGGACAGATGGTGGCGATGATCATCGTGTTCGCCTGTTTGATTCCCGGATCGAAGGGGCCGGCCAAGGGCGCCGTGTTCGGCCTGTTCCTATACATGGCCTTCTTCGGTGCCGcgatgctgccgctgcccTGGCTGTACCCTGCTGAGCTGTCGCCCATCCGTACGCGAGCCAAGGCCAACGCCGTCTCTACCTGCAGCAACTGGCTTTTCAACTTCACCGTGGTCATGATCACTCCGGTCATGATTCAGCACATCTCGTGGGGCACCTACTTGTTCTTCGCCTGCATGAACGCCCTCTTCATCCCGCCCATGTACTTCTTCTACCCGGAGACCGCGGGCCGCAgtctggaggagatcgatCTCATCTTCGCCAAGGGCTACTGTGAAAAGATGAGCTACGTTCGGGCTTCTCACGAGCTGCCCCGGCTCTCGgacgacgagatcgaggccaaGGCTATCGAGTATGGCTTCACCAACAACAGTGCGGCCAATGAGGAGAAGGGTACTCCTGGAGAGTCCCCCCAGTTCTCGTCGGAGGAGCAGGTTTAA